The genomic segment CGGATATGAAAATTCTACTATTAACACCGCCCGCCTTTTGCGACATAGGGCATGTAAGTTCCAGCGCTCCGCCACTAAGCCTTCTGTATTTAGCCGGCTATCTGAGAAAAAACGGCTATGAAAACATAAAAGTGATAGACGCCGACGCGGTTCAGATGGACTGGGGTGAGATGAAAACAATGTTTGAAAAAGAAAATCCCGACATAGTCGGAATTACCGGCGTCTCTTTGATTTTTCCGACAATAGTCAAAACAGTGAAACTGGCCAGAGAAGTTTTGCCCGGCAAAAAAATAATCGTCGGCGGTTTTGCCGCCACAACGGAATCGGAAAAAATTTTAAGGGAAACGCACGGCGCGATTGATTTTGTGGTCAAAGGCGAAGGAGAGATGACGCTTTTGGAACTTGTCCAAAAAATAGAGGGAAGATCCGATGATTTCAAAAACGTAAAAGGAATCGCTTATTTGGACGAAAACAATAA from the Candidatus Paceibacterota bacterium genome contains:
- a CDS encoding cobalamin-dependent protein (Presence of a B(12) (cobalamin)-binding domain implies dependence on cobalamin itself, in one of its several forms, or in some unusual lineages, dependence on a cobalamin-like analog.) encodes the protein MKILLLTPPAFCDIGHVSSSAPPLSLLYLAGYLRKNGYENIKVIDADAVQMDWGEMKTMFEKENPDIVGITGVSLIFPTIVKTVKLAREVLPGKKIIVGGFAATTESEKILRETHGAIDFVVKGEGEMTLLELVQKIEGRSDDFKNVKGIAYLDENNNFIPTEPREYIKDLNSIPWPAYDLLNKDPKTYRGMPHDSEGMTRPVAVMM